Part of the Candidatus Dormiibacterota bacterium genome is shown below.
GAAGGGTTCGCTGTACGTCACGCGTCCGACGCTTCACAGCTACACGGCGAGCCGGGCCGACCTGGAGGCCACGTCGAAGGAGCTTTTCGACGTGGTGCTCGCGGGCCAGGTGAAGATCCGGATCGATCGGCGCTACGCCCTGAAGGACGCAGCACAGGCGCACCGCGATCTCGAGGCCCGCAGGACCGCCGGCTCCTGCGTGCTGGTGCCGTGACCCCCGCCGGGTCACGGCCGGTGGGATTCTTCTCCTTGAAACGGGCCACATCGAACGCGATCGTCGCGGATCGTCCGGCCCGGCGTCACCCTGGAAGGGCGGATTGACGCTATGATGCCGGCCGCGGTCCGTCAGGAGATTGAGCCCCCTTGAGAAGTACGACACCCGTCCGGCAGCACGACGATCGACGCCCTCGATCTTCCTCCAACCGGCTCGGCCCGGCGCTCGCGCCGGTGACGGCCGCGCTTCTGGCGTTGACCCTCGGAGCCGCGACGGCCGCGCCTCTGCAGCTGCCACCGCACGGCGACCGCTCGGTCCACGATCTCGCGGCCGTCCTGTCGCCGCAGACGCTCGAGGCCCTGGAGCGCCGGCACGAAGATCTGTTCCGGAAGACCGGCGTCGCCCTGATCGTGATCACCGTGCGGCGACTGGAGGACGAGACGCTCCCCGATTTCGCCGTCCGGGTCGGCAGCGAGTGGGGCGCCGGAAAGAAGGGCCAGGACAGGGGGATCGTCGTCGCGGCCACGACCGACGAGCCGCATGTCTTCGTCGCCACCGGGTACGGCGTCGAGGGCTTCCTGACCGACGGCCGCGTCGGCGGAATCCTGGATGATCATGTCGTCGGGCCGCTGCGGAACAGGAACTTCGACGCGGCGATGCTGCAGGCGAGCGGCCAGCTCGTCGCCGCCTGCGCCACCGAGTACGGCGTCACGATCGACGGGATCGAGCCGTCGGAGGCTCCACCGCGGCGCGGAGCCGGCGGATTTCCGCCCGCCCTGTTTTTCTTTCTGCTCTTCGTCGCCCTGTTCGTCTTCCGCGTGTTCATCATCCCTCGGGGCAGGTACCGGGGAGTGTGGTACGGTGGCGGCTTCGGCGGGGGTGGTTTCGGCGGAGGGGGCTTCGGCGGAGGCGGCGGTGGGTTCGGCGGCTTCGGCGGCGGGGGCTTCGGCGGCGGGGGCGCCGGGCGATGAAGAGGACGCGGGGATGAACCTGAAGACGGATCCGGTCCTGCAGGGGCTGGTGCAGGGTCTCGTGCAGGCGCTCGGCCCGCGGCTGAAAAGCGTCGTCCTGTACGGATCCGCCGCACGCGGGGATTCGCACGCGGCGGGGAGCGACTTCAACGTGATCCTCGTCCTGGAGTCGCTCGACCCGGGAACCCTCGAGGCGCTCGCCCCCGCGGTGAGGCGATTCGTCAAGAAGGACCACCCGGTCCCCCGGATGTTCTCGCCGGCGCTCATCGCCGCGTCGGCCGACTCGTTCCCGATCGAGTTCGCGGACATCCGTGACGGCCGGACCGTCCTGCACGGCGAGGACCCGTTCGCGGCAGTCGTCGTCGCGCGCGACAATCTGCGGCTGCAGCTGGAGCGCGAGATCAAGGAGAAGATGATGCGGCTGCGGGAGGCCTACGTCATGGCCCACGACAGCGACTCCGCCCTGCGACGTCTCCTCGTCGAGTCGTATTCCGCGTTCGCCGCCCTGTTCCGCGGCGGATTGCACCTGATGGACCGACCGGTCCCGTCGAAGAGCCACGACGTCGTTGCGGCGTTCTGCGACGCCACGGGACTCGCGCGCGCCCCGTTCGACGACGTGGCGCGCCTGCGCCGGGGCGAGAAGCCGGCCGTGGACCTCAAGACGGTGTTTGCGCGCTATCATGACCAGCTCACGAAGGCGGCCGACGGCGTGGACCGTCTGAGCACGTCCTGAGCACGCAAGGAGGCGAGACGAGATGAACAAGGGTCTGACCGGCTGCCTGATCGTCGGGGGGGGGCTCCTCCTCATCCTGGTGATCGGGGGGATGGTCCTCATGGGGACCTACAACACGCTGGTGGCGCAGAACGAGCAGGTCAACCAGGCGTGGGCGCAGGTGCAGAACGTCCTGCAGCGCCGCGCCGACCTGATCCCGAACCTGGTCGAGACCGTCAAGGGATACGCCACCCACGAGAAGGAAGTCTTCGAGAACGTCGCCGAGGCGAGAAGCCGCCTGGCCGGCGCGACTTCGCCGCGCGAGGCCGCCGCGGCCAACGCCGGCTTGACCTCTGCCCTCGGCAGGCTCCTGGCGATCGCCGAGAACTACCCGACGCTCAAGGCGAACGAGAATTTCATCCGGCTTCAGGATGAATTGGCCGGGACGGAGAACCGGATCGCCGTCGAGCGAATGCGCTACAACGAGGCGGTCCGGGCCTTCAACACCTCGATCAAGCGCTTCCCCACCAATTTTCTCGCCGGATTGTTCAAGTTCGGCGAGCGGGAGTACTTCGAGGCGGAGGCGTCCGCCCAGGAAGCGCCGAAGGTGAAGTTCTAGAGATGTCCGGTGCGCGCCACGTCACGCGGAGGCTGTTTCTCGGCGGCGGTCTCAAGGCCACGCTGGCCGCCGGTCTGGTGTCCC
Proteins encoded:
- a CDS encoding TPM domain-containing protein, with protein sequence MRSTTPVRQHDDRRPRSSSNRLGPALAPVTAALLALTLGAATAAPLQLPPHGDRSVHDLAAVLSPQTLEALERRHEDLFRKTGVALIVITVRRLEDETLPDFAVRVGSEWGAGKKGQDRGIVVAATTDEPHVFVATGYGVEGFLTDGRVGGILDDHVVGPLRNRNFDAAMLQASGQLVAACATEYGVTIDGIEPSEAPPRRGAGGFPPALFFFLLFVALFVFRVFIIPRGRYRGVWYGGGFGGGGFGGGGFGGGGGGFGGFGGGGFGGGGAGR
- a CDS encoding LemA family protein, giving the protein MNKGLTGCLIVGGGLLLILVIGGMVLMGTYNTLVAQNEQVNQAWAQVQNVLQRRADLIPNLVETVKGYATHEKEVFENVAEARSRLAGATSPREAAAANAGLTSALGRLLAIAENYPTLKANENFIRLQDELAGTENRIAVERMRYNEAVRAFNTSIKRFPTNFLAGLFKFGEREYFEAEASAQEAPKVKF